Proteins encoded together in one Branchiostoma floridae strain S238N-H82 chromosome 18, Bfl_VNyyK, whole genome shotgun sequence window:
- the LOC118405783 gene encoding actin-binding Rho-activating protein-like, with the protein MTEKPVSKKEPRGGVSGLSALWQQRTEEHAHQQSINPFSEWEDGPSTGPKLHRGDKGYGRPVEGSKTEARGKAAHSHISGEVLQVVDVINAIGWRDRDGRMCVNFGHLFEVYTKISNKVVGVLMRARKYGLVDFEGEMLWQGKDNHVMITVLRDV; encoded by the coding sequence ATGACAGAAAAGCCCGTGAGCAAAAAGGAGCCCCGGGGTGGAGTATCGGGCCTCTCGGCGCTCTGGCAACAACGCACCGAGGAACACGCCCACCAACAGTCGATCAACCCCTTCTCGGAATGGGAAGACGGACCCTCAACGGGCCCAAAACTCCACCGGGGCGACAAAGGATACGGGCGGCCTGTAGAAGGCTCTAAGACCGAAGCAAGAGGGAAAGCTGCACACTCTCACATCAGCGGAGAAGTTCTCCAAGTCGTGGACGTTATAAACGCTATCGGGTGGCGAGACAGAGATGGGAGAATGTGTGTGAATTTTGGACACTTGTTTGAGGTGTATACGAAGATTTCTAACAAGGTTGTTGGTGTCCTAATGCGTGCAAGAAAGTACGGGTTGGTGGACTTCGAGGGAGAGATGCTCTGGCAGGGGAAAGATAACCACGTCATGATCACAGTACTGCGAGATGTCTGA
- the LOC118405959 gene encoding mucin-5AC-like, whose translation MCNNRQYSVYCRSNNRQYSFCRRSNNRQYSVYCRNNNRHINRQYSFYCRSNNRQYSFSCRSNNRQYSFYRRSSNRQYSFYHHSNNRQYSFSCRSNNRQHSFYCHSNNRQYSFSCRSNNRQYSFYRRSSNRQFSFYHHSNNRQYSFYRRSSNRQYSFYHHSNNRQYSFYHHSNNRQYSFYCRNTASTAAVTTDSTASTVAVTTDSTASTATLTTDSTASTAAVSTDSTASTAAVTTDSTASTAAVTTDNTASTTAVTTDNTASTATVTTDSTASTAAVTTDSTASTAAVTTDSTASTAAVTTDSTASTVAVTTDSTASTAAVTTDSTASTATVTTDSTASTAAVSTDSTASTAAVTTDRTASAAAVTTDSTASPAAVTTDSTASTVAVTTDSTASTAAVTIDSTASTAAVTTDSTAFTAAVTTGSTASTTTVTTDGTASTTAVTTDSTASTVAVTTDSTASTAAVTTDSTASIAAVTTDSTASTVAVTTDSTASTAAVTTDSTASTAAVTTDSTASTAAVTTDSTASTAAVTTDSTASTVAVTTYSTASTAAVTTDSTASTATLTTDSTASTATVTTDSTASTAALTTDSTASTTAVTTDSTASTAAVTTGSTASTAAVTVTGSATSPVTTGTTSSVTTPVAATSPVTAVTGAATSSTTTANGAAASSVTAVTGTATGPVTTETSTSTSPVTTTTGETTSPVAATSTVTQSTSVATTPATTADVTSSAPTMAGTTNAPTTVTITAGAATVTTSTIDAVTTDNASTVETTTGPGMTTAKRTSRPVTTRLTTTQVSRPGKPTTILAFEIVLNGTRPSDLDDKTSATYRTLQQQCIDALRPVFESLPGFKAVAVLEFPPGNLTTVRFSAIFESDATTSTDDITRVAQNQTQSADFAIGSYKVQENSFSASPLTYEDISSLGVDAFCPSGCGPDASCNATQINGVWGAQCVCADNYCNNGGQCEVIPDVGLKCRCVADTPGFYSGDRCETFLSQTSVIGTAAGVGGALVIIIMALAGYVCYSRRGTSAPMAGLSNVNTMAYSRANTSFWKNNARQEALTSHEANYPMSDMSAFYHQSDVYNPLYVNEPNFPSKFRIPRPNVDLGPYDPPKRWSQVSQEYF comes from the exons ATGTG TAACAACCGGCAGTACAGCGTCTACTGCcgcagtaacaaccgacagtacagcttctGCCGTcgcagtaacaaccgacagtacagcGTCTACTGCCGCAATAACAACCGTca TATCAACAgacagtacagcttctactgccgcagtaacaaccgacagtacagcttctCCTGTcgcagtaacaaccgacagtacagcttctacCGCCGCAGTAGcaaccgacagtacagcttctacCACCACAGTAACAACCGACAATACAGCTTCTCCTGCCGCAGTAACAACAGACAGCACAGCTTCTACTGCCAcagtaacaaccgacagtacagcttctCCTGTcgcagtaacaaccgacagtacagcttctacCGCCGCAGTAGCAACCGACAGTTCAGCTTCTACCACCAcagtaacaaccgacagtacagcttctacCGCCGCAGTAGcaaccgacagtacagcttctacCACCAcagtaacaaccgacagtacagcttctacCACCAcagtaacaaccgacagtacagcttctactgccGCA ATACAGCTTCTACTGCcgcagtaacaaccgacagcacagcttctactgtcgcagtaacaaccgacagtacagcttctactgccACATTaacaaccgacagtacagcttctactgccgcagtatcaaccgacagtacagcttctactgccgcagtaacaaccgacagtacagcttctactgccGCAGTAACAACCGACAATACAGCTTCTACTACCGCAGTAACAACCGACAATACAGCTTCTACTGCCAcagtaacaaccgacagtacagcttctactgccgcagtaacaaccgacagcacagcttctactgccgcagtaacaaccgacagCACAGCTTCTACTGCCGCAGTTACAACCGACAGCACAGCTTCTACCGTcgcagtaacaaccgacagCACAGCTTCTACTGCCGCAGTAACAACAGACAGCACAGCTTCTACTGCCAcagtaacaaccgacagtacagcttctactgccgcagtatcaaccgacagtacagcttctactgccgcagtaacaaccgacagGACAGCTTCTGCTGCcgcagtaacaaccgacagtacagcttctCCTGCCGCAGTAACAACAGACAGCACAGCTTCTACCGTcgcagtaacaaccgacagCACAGCTTCTACTGCCGCAGTAACAATCGACAGCACAGCTTCTACTGCcgcagtaacaaccgacagCACAGCTTTTACTGCCGCAGTAACTACCGGCAGTACAGCTTCTACTACCACAGTAACAACCGACGGCACAGCTTCTACTACcgcagtaacaaccgacagCACAGCTTCTACCGTcgcagtaacaaccgacagCACAGCTTCTACTGCCGCAGTAACAACGGACAGCACAGCTTCTATTGCcgcagtaacaaccgacagCACAGCTTCTACCGTcgcagtaacaaccgacagtacagcttctactgccgcagtaacaaccgacagcacagcttctactgccgcagtaacaaccgacagtacagcttctactgccgcagtaacaaccgacagtacagcttctactgccGCAGTAACAACAGACAGCACAGCTTCTACCGTCGCAGTAACAACCTACAGCACAGCTTCTACTGCcgcagtaacaaccgacagCACAGCTTCTACAGCCACATTAACAACCGACAGCACAGCTTCTACTGCCAcagtaacaaccgacagtacagcttctacAGCCGCATTaacaaccgacagtacagcttctactaccgcagtaacaaccgacagtacagcttctactgccGCAGTAACTACTGGcagtacagcttctactgccGCAGTAACAGTGACTGGCTCTGCAACAAGTCCAGTAACCACCGGTACAACAAGTTCAGTAACAACACCGGTAGCAGCAACCTCTCCAGTAACAGCAGTGACTGGTGCAGCAACCTCTTCAACAACAACTGCCAACGGCGCAGCAGCATCTTCAGTAACAGCAGTGACTGGTACAGCTACAGGTCCAGTAACAACAGAGACTAGTACATCAACCTCTCCAGTAACAACAACGACTGGTGAAACAACATCACCAGTTGCAGCCACAAGTACAGTAACACAATCGACCAGTGTAGCTACAACTCCAGCGACAACAGCGGATGTAACATCCAGTGCTCCTACAATGGCAGGAACCACAAATGCACCAACCACTGTCACTATTACTGCTGGTGCAGCTACAGTCACAACATCGACGATTGACGCTGTTACCACTGACAACGCATCGACGGTTGAGACCACCACTGGACCAGGAATGACCACAGCGAAGAGAACCTCCAGACCAGTGACCACACGATTGACCACTACACAAGTCTCTAGGCCTG GTAAACCTACAACGATTTTAGCTTTTGAAATCGTTCTCAATGGGACCAGACCAAGTGATTTAGACGACAaaacatcggctacatataggaCCTTACAACAACAATGCATTGATGCG CTGCGGCCAGTTTTCGAGTCCCTACCTGGTTTCAAAGCTGTTGCAGTGTTGGAATTCCC ACCGGGTAATTTGACTACTGTGAGGTTTTCCGCCATCTTTGAAAGTGACGCCACCACCTCGACTGATGACATCACACGAGTAGCACAGAACCAGACGCAAAGTGCGGACTTCGCCATCGGCAGCTACAAAGTGCAGGAGAATTCGTTTTCTGCCTCCCCTCTCACTTATGAAG ATATCAGCAGTCTGGGAGTCGACGCCTTCTGCCCGTCCGGCTGTGGACCAGATGCGAGCTGTAACGCTACACAAATCAACGGTGTTTGGGGTGCTCAGTGCGTCTGCGCAGACAACTACTGCAACAATGGCGGGCAGTGCGAGGTCATTCCAGACGTTGGACTAAAATGCAG GTGCGTTGCGGACACGCCCGGGTTCTACAGCGGAGACAGGTGTGAGACGTTCCTGTCACAAACCAGCGTCATCGGGACGGCAGCAGGGGTGGGAGGCGCtctggtcatcatcatcatggcgcTGGCAGGTTACGTTTGCTACAGCAGAAGAGGAACTTCGGCACCGATGGCAGG CCTCAGCAATGTGAACACGATGGCCTACAGCAGAGCGAACACCTCCTTCTGGAAGAACAACGCCCGCCAGGAGGCGCTCACAAGCCACGAGGCAAACTACCCCATGTCCGACATGTCCGCCTTCTATCACCAATCCGATGTGTACAACCCACTGTACGTCAATGAACCAAACTTCCCCAGTAAG TTCCGGATACCTAGGCCTAATGTTGACCTCGGGCCGTATGATCCACCCAAGAGGTGGTCACAGGTGTCACAAGAATACTTCTAG